The nucleotide window CCAACCCCTGCCCGTTGACCTGCCCTCCGACACCGACCGAACCACCGTCGGGGCGCTATGTGTGCGCTTCGGCGCCTCAATACTAAATTGCTGCCGGTCTCTCTAAACCCTGCCAGCTTCTGTCGATACCCCACCCGACCTGCACCCGTTAACCGTCGACTCTCCTCCACCGGGGACGATGAGGAGGCTCCACATATTCGACGGAGACCTAAAGTTTTTTCATGCACATAAAGAATAGCAAACTCGCCCTTTTATTCATGTTAGCATTATTACACAGGAGAGATATTACGATGTAACACTGTTTGCACATACAATAACGGCCCCAAAAGATGATAAGTGTACAAACAAAGAGAGAAGTGCATATTACACCCCCCAACTCTAGCCCTAGTCTAATATACACCCCCCAACTCCAATACCGTCTAATATACACTCCCAACTCACAAAACTGGCCATAATTCAACCCTCCCTTCCCTGTTGACCGGTTTTGACTGAGTGAACAGTAAAAATAAAATTTTAAAAACcataatttttttttgaaaaaaattcaaaaatgttTCAAGTTTTTTCACCGTGTAAACAGTAAATTAAAAAAAAATCACCTTTTCAGCATGTTTGGACACCTGAGTAAATTCGAGATGTCCATAAAttcgatttttttttcaaaatttcagcTTGGCAAATAGTAAAATCGATTTTTTTAAAACCCTTTTTTTGCATGGATGATGTTTGAGCGCGTGCtgattttttttggatttttttccCGAATTACTGTTCACCATGctgaaaattttgaatttttttcgaaTTTACGGACATCTCAAATTTACTCAGGTATCCAAACATGTTGAAAAggtgattttttttgaatttactgttcacgtGGTGCAAAAACTTGGAACTTTTTGAATTTTgtcaaaaaaaatattttttttgtttttaaaattTTTATTTTTACTGTTCACTCAGTCAAAACCGGTCAACAGGGAGGGAAGGGTTGAATTCTAGCCGGTTTTGAGAGTTGAGGGATGTATTTTAGACGGTATTGAAGTTGAGGGGTGTATATTAGACTAGTGCTAGAGTTGGAGGGTATAATATGCACTTCTCTCACAAACAAAACATTCAGCAAACTATATGGAACAGTGACCGACGCCTTCAGATCATTTGGCAGCTCCATTCAAACAGAGTAGCGCTCACATCTCTCGAACATATAATAATTAAGTGCCCTCGATTCCCTTCAGTTTATTTCGCACGCTTGCATGGCTgcacgtacgtacgtacgtacgttcATGCGAGGTCCTCCCTCATCAGACCAGCGAAGTCGTCGGCGTGTTCCTTGGTGACGCAGCTCGCGAGCAGCCGCGTGCCGGCGAGCGGCGCCGGCGCCTTCATGACGATGACCGACGCGATGAGGTCGCAGTTCACCAGCGGGCCGGCCGTCATGGGCGTGCCGTACCCGTAGTCCACGTCCGAGAACCCCAGCTTACTCCAGTCCGACACGTACACCGACTCGTAGTCGAACGTCATCTGGAACGGGTCGCGGCCGCCGGTGCGGCACTCGGCCCAGCTCAGACACTCCTCCGCCATGCGTCGCTTCGCTTCGCGGACCACCCCGACAATCTCGACCACCGACGAGCCGGCGATCTTCTCCGCCGGCGCCGACACCTTCACCGGGAAGATGGCGTTGCCCCAGTATCCCGGCTCCAGCTTCAGCACGTGGCGGGCGCTGGCGAAGAAGCAGAGCTTGACGTCCGCGCCGGGGACGATGACCGGACCGATGGCCCGCGTCCGGCACTGCCAGAGCTTGGCGATGACGATGTCGAAGCCGGAGCAGTGCTTGCCGCCGGTGAACTCGGAGTACTGCGACTTGATCTTGTCGATGTAGGCTACCGGGAAGTCGAACGCGATGTACTCGAGGGCCAGCACGGGCAGCTCCGGGAGCGGGCCGGGCTTGATGTCCGGGTCGGGGAAGCGGTCGCGCCCCCAGACCGGCTTGACGCGAGGCTCCGGGAGACCCCGGGCAAGGTCGCCGACGGCGTTCAGGAACTGGGCCGCGCCCGTGCCGTCGGCCACCGCGTGGTTGGTGCGCAGGCCGATCACGAAGCCGCCGCAGGTAAACGTCGTGACCTGAGAGATCACAAGTTGACAACATTAAAGATGCGCACGAGTTCGTCATGTGTACACACGCAACATACAGTATGATAAATGCAAGTGTGCAACTACTCATCACAAGTTTACAACATTAAAAATGAGCACGAGTTTGGTTTTGCTAAACAGAAGAGAGTTGGCGTAGTAAATTTACTTAGTAGGGACCAACCGCTTCCTCCGAGAACGTGAAGACAAAGCTGAAGCAATGCACGAAAAACAAAATAAGAACCTGTATCATGGCAAGGCTGTTTTGCGGCTCGACGGCCCAGAGCTCCGGCGTCGGGTACGGCACGAGCTGGTCCTTGCCGAGCAGCAGCGGCCGCTCCAGGAAGTTGACGTCGGCGAGCGTGCAGTTCGCGGTGGCCTCGACGAAGTAGACGCCCTCGGCGGAGCACAGCACGGCGGGGCGGCGCATGTCCTCGCCTTCCACGATCCGACCCGCGAAAGGGTAATAGTGCACCAGCGCGTCCGCGAGCGCGCCGCGCACGACGGCCGCCGGGggcttcctcttcttcccttccgCGCCGGCGTCCACCGTCTCGGGCACGGCGTCGCGGTACACGTGCACGGACTCGACGAGGCCGCGGTGCGTCGGATACCGGTCAACCCACGCGAGTGGCAGCGTCTCCGACGGCGTCGCGGCGGATGGCCGGACGGGGCCCTCGGACACCTTGGTCACGGCGAAGACACCCATGGAGTTTGTGTTGTGCCAGTTAAGTGGTTACCTAACTCGTCGTCAGCGGCTAAGTTTGCGTGGAGTGACACCGCGCGGCGCCAAGGGCATTTATAGGAACCAACTACCCTGTTTTGCCACCTCGATCGGGCGGTCGATCTCCACAACCTTTTTTTTTCAAGAAAAGGTTGGAAGTTGCATGTTCCGGTTGATGACTAATTTACGTTTTATTCTCCCACGAATGCGAATGCACAACGGTAATTCAAGTGGCCATTAGTTGGGTTAGATGGTTCGTGTCTCATTATTTTGAGTGAAATGCTACGGACGATTTCTTAAGGAATGGGCTTACGAGATTAGGTGGAGTAGGGAAATTCAAAGGTAGAATTAATGGAGAAGATGACAAGTCTTCAGATTAGGGCATCTGGGCATGTAGAGTGGTCTCATCCTAAGCCTGCCATGTACTCCATGGGTGTAATATAGAGAAGACAATAAAAAATGCACAATGAATTATTTTTTAGTTTATCTCTGGTAACTAAATATCCCTAAATACGTCGTGATGCTTATTTTGATAAGAGACCACCTCTTAACTAAAAGAAGACGAACATTTTATTATTGTTTATCTCTCCTCCAGTTCAACATGTATCCTACATTACACTTGTGAGATAGTAttatttgttggaaatatgagcattttaccaaatgattttattaaccgAAATAATAGATAAAGTatgactaatatagtagagataaaacaagtcatgcgttctgacagagagaaggtaaatagcttctgcatatatgaaccgtagcctatcatatctaaagcagacagtatagcaagtaccatatatgaagtagaacctatcATGTGTAGGACAATGACTAGAACAAGGAACTGCGGCAGAACCTTTAATAGGAAAgacaagaacacgtacgggacagcagcagcagaaaCGCTGGACTTGGGAtcggtgtcctcgcctgccatgtcgtcAAGGAGGTTGTGGACGTCAGGGAAGAAGTCGTCGGcgaccggatcgtccgtgatgaagcagccagtagtcgcgctgagcgctcctcaaaaaccttatcaccattctcccgtacaggactcaaaaggtgcggtttcggaggcctactgtcccgacctgcggtgcatGCCGCAAGACGGGATGGGGAAGAACGTAGCAGCATCGCAGTGGTTGGAACTTTGTGGCGAGAGGAAGATGAGCTTCTGTTGTGTCTCTctggagaggagcgacctctcttATATAGGCACATGAGAAGGACGCGAAGAGGCTGCGGCAGGAGGTGAAGTAACGAAGGGAGACGAAGCGAACAGGCGGCGGCCGAAGAGGCGCGCCGATCGAATTCAGTGTCCACTACAGAAAACGTTTCAACTCTCacgtgacctttcgtatacccatcgtgcgtggcaaaaatttagatatcggctcggctcattctcgcaacccgcggcgcgtcgtgacaaggcgtggcgtggcgaggcgggcggcggaggaggagcgcgcgtggatatccctcttgttctcatgctcgtacaaATGGGGAAAGAACCttccttataaggaggtccaactcccactaaactagcaatgtgggactaaactttagtagtatcccttgccttgcacaaatgggctaagtgggcctttaggatttattaggaatttctgaaatagttattgggctacccaaaatagactaaattccagcaatcccccaccagatcccagagaCACACGGAAATTTGCCTTTGattccaaaacactgttttatatagcggtactgcagtggagactgttaagttgaacttccacctagaactctatgctacactagtaagcaacttgaacagtggactgggccttgaactgcaagttttctgcgaatctagcttcacataaagccttgaccgatacgtggctaccgtggATCTTCCGtgcgggtggagcttatgcgtcatactccgtgacctttcatgagtttactagagagaaccctactctcgtagattgcgacgtttgacaatcagactcatataagtgtgttcttcaaaagatgttctgcaggataacatctctgcttaaataagccacttagaacacattaagatatacatcaacctgccatgcagattaggagagtattgcatcttcatggagtggtattgtgaatagtaaggatactctcctctcagttgaccaacagcttgtcttccacatctaattcacgggatctccgatcacaaagaataggttaccactatgaacaactcatattgtgggtctcatacccatctccctcgatgcattatctatcacattacgtgatagacccttggtaaaaggatctgccagattttagacgtttggatataatccaacgcaataactctggagtttttcattttcctgacagactttaaccttctctgaacgtgtcttgatgacttcatgttatcctttgagctgctcactttcgtgatcacagtttgattgccgcagttcataaggacacccggtacaggtttctcaacaaccggcaagtcattcaagagccggcgaagccaatctgcttcaaccgtagctgtatctagtgttgtgagttctgcttccattgttgacctcgttaagatggtctgcttgcaagacttccaagaaacagcgccacctccatgagtgaatacataaccgctcgtggcctttatctcatcagcatctgagatccagtttgagtcactatacccttcaagcacctttggatgcccggtgtagtgaattccataatttgcagtgcctttcaaataacgcaaaactctttctagagctttccaatgcacatctcctggttttgaaacaaactgactcagtttgctaacagcaaaagagatgccaggtcttgtagcactggctaagtacataagcgagccaataatctgagaatacttcaattggtctctagcaattcttcgattctttcgaagcaacacactagcatcacaacaaagcctgcagccgttaaagttctttcaaacttctcatgccactgtttgggtgcttgcttaagtccgtacaaagacttcaacaacttgcacactttcccttcctgaccatctagtacaaatccatctggttgttccatataaatttactcgtccaactctccatttaggaaagcagtcttaacatccatttgatgaacaagaagaccatgcgaggcagctagtgaaagtagaactcgaatagtggttagtcgagccacaggtgagtaagtatcaaagaagtcttcaccttccttttgggtataacccttagccacgagccgagccttgtacttttcaatagtaccatcaggcctaagcttcttcttgaatacccatttgcatcctataggtttgcacccataaggacgatcagttatctcccaagtttcattcgccaagatggaatccatctcgctacgaaccgcttccttccagtagtcagcatcttcagatgcataggcctctgaaatagaactgggagtgtcatctatgaggtacacaagaaaatcatcaccaaaggactttgcagtcctctgtctcttgctcctaataggaacttcattgttctcctccacaggactttcaaagtgttccatcgaaattgtaggttcggtaattgtaactggttcctgatttgatgaactaggcatctcctgattagatgaggtagccatatccttcatgggaaagatatcttcaaagaaagtcgcatcattcgactccatgatcgtaccgacatgcatgtcaggtacctcagattttacagccaagaatctatagccaatgctatgaaaagcatatcccagaaaaacacaatccacggtctttggtccaagcttccgcttcTTTAAAATTGGagcattgactttcgccaaacaaccctatgttcgcagataagagagttttaaccttttcttctcccattcctcgaatggagttatctctttgttctttgtggggactcggttcaggacatgacatgctgtcaatatcgcctccccccaccatgccttggagagacccaatgtgtctaacatggcgttaaccaaatcagttagagtacggttctttctttcggccaccctgtttgactgaggtgaatagggaggcgtcctctcatggattataccatgttccacacaaaaagcatcaaattcattggaaaaatactctccaccacggtcggacctaagcctcttgatttttcgatcaagttggttttccacttcagctttatagatcttgaaaaagttcaaagcctcatccttagatttcagtggagtcatcaattaacgtcatgaaatatttctttccaccttttgtcaacacaccattcatttcacatagatctgaatgtatgagctctagtggtgcaagatttcttatttccgcagtcgtgtgagacttacgaggttgtttagcttgcacacacacttgacacttagatcccttaacggtggtgaaactagggattaagttcaacttcgctagtcgcgacatgcaaccaaagttaacatgacaaagacgtgaatgccacacattggattcactattgttgcaaatatgattaacaactttattgcaaacgtctgataaggataaacgaaacaagcctcctgactcatagcctttaccaacaaaggttccatacttggatattacaaatttattcgactcaaagacaagcttgtagccatctctacacagaagagatccgcaaataagatttttattgatggagggaacataatgcacgttctttagccgcacgatcttccctgaagtaaacttcagatcgaccgtaccaacaccacgaacagaagcacttgagccgttgcccatcagcacggttgaagtccctgcggtctgataagacgaaaacatggaaatatcaccgcatacatgcacattagcacctgtgtcaatcaaccagtcaggagaatgacatactgaaagaatagtgggaaatataccatacccagcatccttcatgtcaatgtctccaatgacaacattaacggtcttgccgcctttcccaggatgacccttgtcatagcgattagggcaactaggagccc belongs to Triticum urartu cultivar G1812 chromosome 7, Tu2.1, whole genome shotgun sequence and includes:
- the LOC125524405 gene encoding acyl transferase 10-like, translating into MGVFAVTKVSEGPVRPSAATPSETLPLAWVDRYPTHRGLVESVHVYRDAVPETVDAGAEGKKRKPPAAVVRGALADALVHYYPFAGRIVEGEDMRRPAVLCSAEGVYFVEATANCTLADVNFLERPLLLGKDQLVPYPTPELWAVEPQNSLAMIQVTTFTCGGFVIGLRTNHAVADGTGAAQFLNAVGDLARGLPEPRVKPVWGRDRFPDPDIKPGPLPELPVLALEYIAFDFPVAYIDKIKSQYSEFTGGKHCSGFDIVIAKLWQCRTRAIGPVIVPGADVKLCFFASARHVLKLEPGYWGNAIFPVKVSAPAEKIAGSSVVEIVGVVREAKRRMAEECLSWAECRTGGRDPFQMTFDYESVYVSDWSKLGFSDVDYGYGTPMTAGPLVNCDLIASVIVMKAPAPLAGTRLLASCVTKEHADDFAGLMREDLA